The sequence ATGCGGGGGGCATTTTGTCGGCGGGCATCGACGGCATTCGGGTGGCGGAGGCCGTCGCCCTGAGCTTAGTTAACGGGTGAGGTGGGCATCGAGAGGCGGCACTTAGGTTCTGGGGGTAGAACGCCGTGAGGGAGGCTTGCGGCGAGAGGGGCGGTGCTCAGGCTCTAGCGTATCGGGGTGCTGAGCCTCTAGCAAAAAGACCCGCCGCCCATCGGTGATGCGGTAGAGGGTGGTGCAGGTGCAGGTGTGCCCCTCAGCCCTCAGTTCGGTAGCCCGTTCGGTGCAGGCGGCCTCGGCCTGTTCCACTTCTTCCCAGTCGGTTTCGAGAAATATTTCCTGGATCAAACTCATAGGTTCGCTCAACGACATCCACTGTACTGATTCTGACCTTAAATGGGTGCTATGGCCGAGAAATAGGTGGTTTTTGCCCAGCTTAGACCGGCTCCAGCCGCCATTGACCTGCACCCTAACGCTTGGGTTTGGCCGAGGCCACCGCCCGCGACTCGATCAAAAACTCGGGAATATCGTCGAGGGCCGCCGCCTCAAGGGCGTACTGTTCACACACCAGGCTGAGGCGGTTGCCGCCACTGGCCATGGCGTTGACCGAGTGGGTCAGATCACCCTGAAAGTGCAGCAGCATGCCCGCTTGGGGTTTGATCTGCGCCACTCGCTGCCGCCCTCGCTGCAACACCAGTTCGCCGCTGTCCAAGTCGGCGGGCACCTGCACGTAGAGCACGCTCACCTGCTGAGGCGGGTCAATGGTTTTGCAGTACGACCTGAGCGATCGATCGATATGGGGATCAACCCGTGACCCCTGCTTCAGCAGCAGCGGGTTGAGATAAAAGGCGTTGCAGTCGGGCAGCAACGCCCGGTCGAGGTAGGGCTTAAACAAGGGAAACTGGCGATCGACCTCGGCCCGCCCCGCTGGGGTAAACACGACCGAGAACCCTTTGGTACCCACAAAATCACGGTTGAGATTATTGGTGGCAAAGTAGCGGCAGGCCTGAATTGCCCCCCGCAGGTTGTGCAGGTAGGGTTGGGCAAAGGCGTCGGGCTGGCAGCGGTAGTAGGTCATGGCTGGCGATCGCCAGCGGCGAGCATCGAAGTCACAGGTTTTTCGGTCTTATCTGGTTTCGGATCTGAATCTAGATTGCTCAGGGATGTTCGGCAAAGGGGGTGGGCGGAGTGTCGGCGGCAAAGGTAACCACGGTGTAGGGGTCTACCCGGTTGCCCATTTCCATCCCCGGTGCGCCCACGGGCATGCCGGGGGCGGCAATGCCGAGAATGTCGGGGCGCTCCCGGAGCAAGCGCTGCACGTCTGCCGCTGGCACATGGCCTTCAATCCGGTAGTTCTCTAAGATGGCCGTGTGGCAAGAGGCCAACTCCTCCGGTACACCGTACTGGGCTTTGATCACCGCCATGTCGTCGGTGACGATCGACTGCACCTCAAACCCAGCTGCTTCCATGTGCTCGACCCAGTGACCGCAGCAGCGACAGCTGGGGCTACGGTACACCGTCAGCGCTGACTCTGCCGCTAGGGCCGGGCTGCTTGGCCACAGCAAAAGCGCGATCGCCCCCACCAGCGCCACTGTTAGCAATCGAGTCAGCCAGCCACGCCAAGTCCTTACCACATTGCTCTCCCCACCTAAGTCGCCTGAATTAAGGGTCTGAAGAGTACTAGCTTAGCCCATCGCTACGGTCGTCATCATTGAGCGATCGCAGGCTCAGCGCCAGCTCACCAAAGGGGCCTCACCCGGCCCTGGGGCAAGCCGATCTGCAGGGGAACGCGTGGTGCTGGTCGTCTCAAGCGACGGTCTCCGCCGGATAACTCCGCGCTATAACAAGGGAGTCTTCATCTCGGCTTTACTTCCATGGCAGATTCATTTCAACGTCAGGGCAACACCACTGAGCACCTACTGACCACCCCCCAAGGCAGTCACCCCTACACCGCCTCCGCCCAGTGGCAAACCCTTTACGAAAACGATAAGCCGGTGGCTGAGCTATTCCATGTGGCCTACACCATTGCCGAGCAAGACCCGGCCAAGCGCCCCATTACCTTTGTGTTCAACGGTGGTCCTGGGGCGGCCTCGGCCTACTTGCACATGGGCGCTCTGGGGCCACGGCGGGTAGTGTTTAACCCCGACGGCAGCCTGCCTCGCCCCCCGGTGCAAGTGGCCGACAACGCCGAGAGCTGGCTCAGCTTTAGCGACCTGGTGTTTATCGATCCCCTGGGTACTGGCTTCAGCCGCACCTTGCCCAAGGAGGGTGAAAAAGCCGATGCGTCTGACGAAAAATCGGCCAAGGCCGACAAAGAGGCTGACAAATCAGACGACAAGCCCGACGAAAAAGCCAAAAAATTCTGGGCGGTCGATCGCGACCTCAATAGCCTGGGCGAATTTATTCAGACCTACCTGTCAGCCCACCACCGCTGGCTGTCGCCCGTATTCATTGCTGGCGAAAGCTACGGCGGGTTTCGGGTGGCTAAACTCTGTCGCAAGCTTCAGCAAGACTACGGCGTGGGTCTGTGTGGGGCCATTCTGATTTCACCAGTGATGGAATTTATGCTGCTGGAGGGCAATGACTACAGCCTCAGCGGCTGGGCAACGGTGATTCCGTCGATGGCCGCGACGGCAGCTTACCACGGGCGGGTCAACACTACCGACAGCCCCGCCGCCCACGGGGCTAAAGCCGCCGACTTTGCCCGCAAGACTTTAATTCCTCTGCTGGCCCTGGGCAGCACAGCCCCCGCCGAAGACCAGCAACGCGTGTTTGGCGAACTGGCTGCCCTAATTGGCCTCGCGCCTGAGATCGTACAGCGCCACCGGGGCCGCATCGACATTACTATATTTGCCCGCGAGCTGCTGAGAGAACAACAGCGAATTTTGGGCCTCTACGATGGCTCAGTCACCGCCATTGACCCCTTCCCCGATCGCCTGCTGAGCGAAGGCACCGACCCCACCCTGGAGGGGATCGATCGCATGTTTACCGGCGCGATCAACAGCCATCTGCGCTCTACCCTGGGGGTCGATACCAGCCTTACCTACAACTTGCTCAGCTTTGAGGTGTTCAAAGCCTGGGAGTTTTTGCCCGAGAGCGACTACCGCCAGGGCTTTGCTGGCTCTGTGGATGACCTGCGGGTGGGCATGGCCCTCAACCCCTACCTCCAGGTCTACATTACCCACGGCATCTACGACCTGGTAACGCCCTATTTTTCCTCAGAGCACCTGAAGGATTTGATGAACCTCAACGATGAGCTGCGCCCCAACCTCACTTTGCGCCATTTTCAGGGGGGCCACATGTTCTATACCTGGGAGGAGTCGCGGCGACAGTGGTTTGACAACATGCAGAGGTTTTATCACCAGGCAATGGGCAAATAGACATCCCTCGGCTGAACACTTGCAGTCATCAAACCGAATTTAGCTCCCTAATGGTGGGC is a genomic window of Nodosilinea sp. E11 containing:
- a CDS encoding 2OG-Fe(II) oxygenase, translating into MTYYRCQPDAFAQPYLHNLRGAIQACRYFATNNLNRDFVGTKGFSVVFTPAGRAEVDRQFPLFKPYLDRALLPDCNAFYLNPLLLKQGSRVDPHIDRSLRSYCKTIDPPQQVSVLYVQVPADLDSGELVLQRGRQRVAQIKPQAGMLLHFQGDLTHSVNAMASGGNRLSLVCEQYALEAAALDDIPEFLIESRAVASAKPKR
- a CDS encoding DUF411 domain-containing protein; translation: MVRTWRGWLTRLLTVALVGAIALLLWPSSPALAAESALTVYRSPSCRCCGHWVEHMEAAGFEVQSIVTDDMAVIKAQYGVPEELASCHTAILENYRIEGHVPAADVQRLLRERPDILGIAAPGMPVGAPGMEMGNRVDPYTVVTFAADTPPTPFAEHP
- a CDS encoding S10 family serine carboxypeptidase-like protein, with translation MADSFQRQGNTTEHLLTTPQGSHPYTASAQWQTLYENDKPVAELFHVAYTIAEQDPAKRPITFVFNGGPGAASAYLHMGALGPRRVVFNPDGSLPRPPVQVADNAESWLSFSDLVFIDPLGTGFSRTLPKEGEKADASDEKSAKADKEADKSDDKPDEKAKKFWAVDRDLNSLGEFIQTYLSAHHRWLSPVFIAGESYGGFRVAKLCRKLQQDYGVGLCGAILISPVMEFMLLEGNDYSLSGWATVIPSMAATAAYHGRVNTTDSPAAHGAKAADFARKTLIPLLALGSTAPAEDQQRVFGELAALIGLAPEIVQRHRGRIDITIFARELLREQQRILGLYDGSVTAIDPFPDRLLSEGTDPTLEGIDRMFTGAINSHLRSTLGVDTSLTYNLLSFEVFKAWEFLPESDYRQGFAGSVDDLRVGMALNPYLQVYITHGIYDLVTPYFSSEHLKDLMNLNDELRPNLTLRHFQGGHMFYTWEESRRQWFDNMQRFYHQAMGK